In Cryptomeria japonica chromosome 1, Sugi_1.0, whole genome shotgun sequence, the sequence tcaatttattaattaatcattaaatttGATGTGTAAgtgaatgtgtgtgtgtatgtgtgtatatacatgcacatacacaAACTTGATGATAAGAACACTAAACATTTTATATTTGTGCATGCCATTTATAAAAAATGGATTGAGCCGCCCAAATTGCATGTCCAATGCTTAGGATCGATAAATTCAAACATGTTTCAACAATAAGTGTAGGATTTCATTAGTTTAAACTGGAAGTTGTACATGGTATAGAATGTTTGTGTTACCAAAACGTGTTCAAGAATTAATGCAAGTGCTTTAATATATGTGCACGTTATGTTTCTTAAAAAATATGATTGTTTGGGCTTTTATTCAAGTGTAATCGATGTTTGAATTTTATTGTTGATTTTATATTTAGTCCTTGTGTTGATATTCATACATATTTTGACATATAAGAGTAATTATACATATGAAGGATAATGAATAGACTAACAAACACCAAATATTAGATTTTATGTTAAAATTGAATAATAGAATGTTTAGATCAAAAAGGAAATTTTTATGAAAAGCAATAAAAATTGGAACTTCAAGAATGGATTAGATTTGCACATCATATCAGATCTATCTATATGCCATCAACCTTATTAAAAAAATACATTATATATTGTAACCAATACCATTTATATCCATCTTAACATACACAAATATTAATACTAAAATTTCCAGAATAATATCAGCTGATAGATGTGGCCTTGCAAAGAGTTTGGAAGTTTTGTTTCAAATCTTGAATAACGCTGCCCTTCTCTCCAACCATAAACTAATCACGAGGAAATTTCTGTCAAGAAACTTATGATTATCTATTTTCCATTGCTATACGAGGAATGGACATGAAAACATACCACAGCCTTATTGGAAATTTTTCCTTCTGGCATATTAAAGACAACCATCTCATTGCATCGACATATGTATAAGCCAAGTGAAGTCCAGCAAATCGGAATGAATCCAAAACTGAATGAACACGACGAAAGATCCTTCCACGTATTTCCCGGTGTCAGAACGATTTCTGGTCTGGCGAGTAAGAGTTTCCGGCAGGAACAATTTACTGGCGTGAGACACATTTCCGATGGGGGAGCTCCCCCACAgggaatagcctatcggctaaaaaTCGATATGATAGAAGGTTATCCTCAAATTATGAGAGCAGATGACTGTAACGTTGTATGCACAATTTTACGTGCTGGTTGAAATAACGAAACGACGAGAAATTACAGTTCATATAAAGCACATGAACGGAGAAAGCTAGAAGGAAGGTTTACAGAAAATTTATCACTATAATTTTGTACTACGATGTCTAAATTATATAACATACAGATAATATCGCCATTACAGGGAAGTGGCGGAATTAGTCATCCAATGTACAGAGTTTTTCTGGTCATTTAGGTGAGAAACAGTCAATCTACTTTCAATTCTACAAACGTACATAAGGTTTAAGCTTGGTACTCTTCAATGCTCACAATTGACAATGTGAAATGGTGTGaagaggaaaggcgtagagatggGAATTGCGACCTTGTGGAAAAGCAGGGTCTTTGCCTAACCATTCCCACTTTTTCCTCACCATGTTAAACGCCAATGCACTCGGACTAAGCTGAGTGATCATGCACACCCAATCCCCCACTCCACAACATATTAATCTCTGCGATATGTTACCCCATCTCGAAGAAGCCATGAATTCTAGCTCAATATGCTCAGGCATTTCTTCCAATAACACCCATTCATACTCCTTTTCCTTTGACACATCCCTCTTTTTCACAAGTTCCCACATCTGAAATTTACTATTACCGCTCTCCATGATGTTCCTCATAACCATTAACAAACGGCCTTTGCATTCCACAAGGCACGGCGAAGAAATATCATTACAACCTGTAGGCATTTTAGCTTCCAATTCTTCCCAGACATCTCTTTTCTGGTCGAAAAAAACAACGCCATAAGGCATCTCTACAATGCAATAAAACCGATTGTTTATCCAAACTCCGGCATCCAGCCCGAATTTGGTTTCAGCCATTGTTTCTCCTGACATTCTCCAAATCTGAGTCTTGGAATCATATACTTCTGTCACCAATCCTAGTCCAAAATTGTTCACAGCACGGTCGTTCTCTCCCACCACCACGATCTTATACGTCTCGTCTTTGTGAAGATTCAAGCTAGCTTTATGTATAAACTGAATTTTATTCATGGGCACCAGATTTGTCACTAACTTTCTGACCGGGTCACAGATGCTCAACGCTCTACAATTTGCCACTAAATTCCCCAGACAAACCAAATTCCCACTAGCACTAACAATTCTTTGTCTGTAGAGAGGAGGATTGAGAATCTTGTGCCAGCGTTTTAGTGAAAAATCGAAGGCACATGAAAATTTGCCAGATGTGCATAGAAAGAGCCACGGCTTCTTCTGCTCCACTGCGGATCTTCTCTTGTAATAACAATTTGAGCCTAAAAATTCCCTCCTTTCTTTGCAGACGCTTTTGAGCTGCAGAGCGCTTGCCAAGGGTAAGAAAAGCAGTACCATTTCCACAATATCTTTCGGGAGATCACTACATAGGGAATCCATAATTTCTTCTCCAGGGGCCTGCGTTTTTATGGTAGTTGGTGCAGAAGAAGACAATAGaatttgggttggattttccttcgGATTCCTGGAACATGTTTATTAAAACAAAACGAAAATATCTCTGGTGGCGTATATTGTGAATACGACAAACCGACGATAGGAAGCTATTTTATTTTAAAGCGAATGGATAATTATGGGCCGTTGTGTGTTTATTTTGACCACCAAATAGAGTACGTGAGTCATTAAATATGGAACTCTCTAGCATTCTCCAGCCTACTTCAACTACTAAGCACCGTAAAGATCTTTCCAGAAAACTCCAGCACATTCTAAATCTAGATTCTTCTTCTCCACCGTAGGCTTTAGAATTCTCCAGATATCTGTATATGCTTATAAATATGCAGCCCTCTCCTACCATTCCTAGTGATGAATAAAAAACGAAAAAACATATTGCTTGAAAGTGCTTAAAAATAATAAAGTGTTATTGTTATGTTCTCAGTGTAAAATGTGCTCTGTTTTTTGCCTGTCTCTGCTCTGTTTTTAATTTGTTATTATGGTATTTTTAATTTGTcattatggtatcagagcatatttTGACCTTGTGAATTTTGTGGTATGAGTGTTTTTATTCTGCAGGTTGCATTTTGATTGTGAGCAGCACTAGTAATTATTCGAGGCAAGTGAACTAAACTACAACAAAGGAAATAatatcaacataaaaaaaattggtGAGAAATTTTCAGTGTTTTTTAATCTGGGTTTTTAAGGATTTTTGAAGTGTGTATCATTCTCATCTAAAAAGAAGAGAATTTGAGATAATGGATTCTATTAGCATGTTTCTGCCTACAATTAAACTTAATGGAAAAAATTATTATGATTGGGTATCTCATATTGAAATTACTCTAATTCTTCAAAATTGTTATGAGATTGTTATTGGCAGTGAACAAAGACCAACAAATCCTAGAAAAGACCAAGAAAATTGGGATAAAAGAGATAAAAAGGCAGCAACATTAATCAAACTCACACTTTCAGAAGAAGTTTTTCCAGAAGTTCGCAATGAAAGGAGTGGAGTTAAAGTATGGGACATTTTAAAAAATCTATATCAAAATTCAGCTGATGTATGGATTTTATCTCTCACCACAAAATTATACAACATGAAATTATCAAGCTCACAAGAGTTAGTTCCACATTTAAGCAAATTAAAGGAAAAAACAATGAGTTAGCCTCTCTTGGAAAGGATATAGATGATAAAGATTTTGTGCAAATAATATTACAGAGTCTTCCAGGATCTTATCAATCATTCATAAGAGGATTAGATATTGCagataaattaaaaagtattaaatcTGAAGAGTTATGTGCTAAGTTAGTGCAAGATGAAAAGCGTCAAATTAAGGAAAGAGAAACATTTAGTGATGAATCTCAAGCATTCACAATGAAAGAAAAACAATGTTATAAAAAGTCACAAGATAATCAATCCAAAGAAAGGAATTGGAAGAATGAAAATAAAAGTATGCCATCTACAGATTATAATAGAAGTAAATGGAAATGTAATTATTGTGGAAAGATGGGTCACAAAGAAAATGAATATTTTAAAAGGAATAGAGATATAGAGAAGAAGACAAATAAGTCTACTAAATTTGTTGATTCTAAAAGAAATGCTTTTGTGTTGCACTTAAAGAAAACAATTCTTTTAAGGATGATTGGGTTATTGATTCTGGTGCTACACAACACGTCTCATAATATAAAACAATTTGAGCTAATAAGTGAAAGTagtacaaaaaatatatatttgggaAATAACAGTGCTTTGGAAGTTAAAGGGACTGTAAATGTCAAAGTTGATAACGATGTATTTAAAAATGTGAAGCTTGTTCCTGAATTGAAAACAAATCTTCTTTCTGTTTCTCAAATTGCAAATCAAGGGTATAAAATAGGGTTCTACAATGTCAAACGTTTAATCAAAGATGTGAATGATAATTATAGAGTGACTACAATTGGCAAAATGGATAATAGATTATATAAGTTTTAGGAATTTACTTCTAACAATGGAGATGATAATGTGTGTGCTATTGCTCAATATGATGATATGAGTAGGTTATGGCATGAGCAATTGGGACATGTCAACTATCAAAGCCTAAAACTTATGGAAAAACTAAATATGGTACATGGGCATCCAAAGATCTCACCAAGACATAAGGTATGTGAAGGATGTGCAATGGAAAGCAGCATGTAGAAAGTTTCCCACAAGGAAAATTATGGAGGGCAAAAACTCCTTTACATTTGGTTCATAGTGATGTAATGGGTCCTTTTAGAACACCTTCACTTGGAGGATCAAGGTATGTTCTCACTTTTATAGATGAATATGGgtatattttctacaaaagaaggaTGAAGTGTTTCAtaagtttaaagagtttaaagctttGGCTAAAAAACAAAGTGGAAAATGTTTAAAGATAATAAGAACAGATAGAGGGAGTGAATATATGAATAAAACCTTCTTAGAATTCTATAAAGAGTATGGAATAAAGAAAGAATCAACTATTTATTAttcaccccaacaaaatggggttgctgaaagaacaAATAGAACTATAATAGAAATGGCTAGATGTATGCATCACTTTACAAATATAGAAGCTAAATTTTGGGCTGACATAGTTCATACTACTGTATATATCTTGAATAGAACACCTACTAAGGTAGTTTTGAACATAACACCAAGAGAGGCATGGAGTGGAAGAAAGCCTACAATGTTTCATTTTAGAGTTTTTCATTGTAATGCATATGCACACATTCCTGATGAAAGAAGGAACAAACTTGAAAGGAAAAGTGAGAAGTGCATAATGGTAGGATATAGTGAGGAGTCAAAAGGATATAGGTTATTCAATCCTAAAACaaatgaaattcatatcaaaaggagtgtatgttttgatgaagatattgAAAGAAATAATTCTCCTACATTATCTTTCCAATTTTGTTTGAAGAAGATAGGTCCACAAATGATCAAAATCAAGGAGTGCAATCTTCTAGAGGAGGAGAAGGAACACAAGTTGAAGAATcaagtgaaagtgatgatgaaaatacactaaaaactagaagcattcaagaAATATACTAAGAAGGTCCTAATTTTTTTTTGCTAACTATGCTCTTATGGCAAAGGTGATGCAGGTTGAAACTCCAAGCACATATGAGGAAGCAAAAGGAAAAGATGAATGTGAAGCAGCTATGCAAGAAGAGTACAACTCTTTGATGAAAAATGGAACATGGGAATTGACAACACTTCCAAAAGGAAAAAATGTGGTTGGATGCAAGTGGACCTACAGGATAAAGTTCACATTAGATGAGGCCATTGAAAAAGACAAAGCAAGGTTAGTGGCTAAAGGATTTTCACAAACAAAAGGTATTAACCAttatgaaacctttgcaccaattgcTAAAATGACTTCCATTCGTACAATAGTTGCTTTAGCTGCAAAATTTGGTTGGAATttttttcaaatggatgtaaaaagtgcATTTCTACATGGTGATTtaaaagaagaaatttatatgcaaCAACCACTAGGATTTGTTGAAGTTGGTGAAGAAAATCTAAtgtgtaaattaaaaaaatcattatatggtcttaaacaagctccaaggGCATGGTACTCCAAAATAAATGAATACTTTATAGGAACAAAATTTAAAAGAAGCAAAACTGATCCAGATGTGTATGTAAagcatatgggtaagtgcacaaagatggtggtaaaaaaggggggtatacttggacaactttgttttcttcttctgaaatcaggtgaacctgaacttggaggcaaaatttgaaagtcatccactcaagatatgaagataattaaagaacaaatattttgtactttgaatctagtttccaaactactaaactttttcaaaattggataagattaagggtcaaatcctttgcgcacgaaaaacaaaccctgattttttttgaaaaacataacatagtccTCGAGAatgagggagagtaacatagatgatgtcctggagaatgatagtggtgggtatgcgagagttcccatgttgttacataacgcctgtcacctaaagaaatgaaagtttgttgtatgcatggtagtggtagtatatgatgatcatcacttgtcaaacggtTTGGAACgttacatacccatgaaagaaatcaagcgtgtaattcctatagtcacaatcgagatcagtcctataaccttacatatttaatagaatcatatgttttagaacttaggcattACTCTTAGGGTTAGTTCAAGCTCcgacacttgctttttagcgaagcctcattgtttgttcgcttggagtctcgttgtatgatgttctattcataactataaatttaatatatcattttattagcccaccatatgaccccttaggtgtcattagaggttgtattgtttcctaagaggtcatatggtgtcctgtgaccccttaggacagtatatgaccccttaagacaccatacgacccataacaacaccatatagtgtcataaggggtcataggatgccatatgacccctcgggacaccaataacccataacaacaccatatggtgttctaaagggtcatatggtgttctatgaccccttaggacactatttggtgtcgttataggtcctatggcgTGCTAAGGGACAATacagtgtcatatgaccccttaggacactctatgatcccttagatgttgttaggggtcatattgtgttctaagggtcatattgtgtcctagattcgATATCaattcctctccctcccccctccttctctccccctctctctctctctctctctctctccctctcccttcctccataccccattcctctctctctctctct encodes:
- the LOC131026881 gene encoding F-box/kelch-repeat protein At5g15710-like, whose translation is MVLLFLPLASALQLKSVCKERREFLGSNCYYKRRSAVEQKKPWLFLCTSGKFSCAFDFSLKRWHKILNPPLYRQRIVSASGNLVCLGNLVANCRALSICDPVRKLVTNLVPMNKIQFIHKASLNLHKDETYKIVVVGENDRAVNNFGLGLVTEVYDSKTQIWRMSGETMAETKFGLDAGVWINNRFYCIVEMPYGVVFFDQKRDVWEELEAKMPTGCNDISSPCLVECKGRLLMVMRNIMESGNSKFQMWELVKKRDVSKEKEYEWVLLEEMPEHIELEFMASSRWGNISQRLICCGVGDWVCMITQLSPSALAFNMVRKKWEWLGKDPAFPQGRNSHLYAFPLHTISHCQL